The sequence below is a genomic window from Photobacterium atrarenae.
CGTATCGAAAGCCAGGGAGGATTTCCCCGAGCCGGACAGGCCGGTGATCACAATCAGTTTGTCACGCGGCAGAGTGAGGCTGATGTTTTTGAGGTTATGGGTCCGGGCACCCCTGACTTCGATTTGATCCATAGTATGTGAGCTTATGACTGACCAATAGGGGCCTCATTATCACACAAGGTGAAAAAGCTTGAAAGTGTAAACTGTATAAAGATACAGTGTTTGGGGTGATTGTTGAGCGCTTTTGTCTGTCACTGAAGCCGGACCACAATCGTGGGAAATTTGCCGGTGGGAGATTTCGGAATGGGGATGGTGTTGGCGGTGGAGAAAAATTGCGTTGAATGACACAGTCCCACCCTGTTCCGCAGCCGGGCAGCATGGTAGACTGCGCGATTAAGTATAAACTTTGAGTAGCAACCGCTGTATCTGATATACAGCCCAGCGATCAGATCTGGAGTGAATTATGGCCAGTCGTGGCGTCAATAAAGTTATCCTGGTGGGTAACCTAGGAAATGATCCGGAAATCCGTTACATGCCAAGTGGTGGTGCAGTAGCAAATATTACCGTTGCTACTTCTGAGTCATGGCGTGATAAGAATACCGGTGAACAACGTGAAAAAACCGAATGGCACCGGGTGGCGCTGTTTGGCAAAGTTGCAGAAGTAGCCGGTGAGTACCTGCGTAAAGGCTCACAAGTCTACATCGAAGGTCAACTGCAAACCCGTAAATGGCAAGATCAAAATGGTCAGGACCGTTACACGACTGAAGTCGTGGTTCAGGGGTTCAACGGCACGATGCAGATGCTGGGTGGCCGTCAGGGCGGCGGTCAGGGCATGGGTGCCCCGATGGGTGGTCAGCAGCAAGGTGGCTGGGGTCAGCCGCAGCAGCCGGCAGCCGCACCGCAGCAGAATTTTGCGCCGCAGCAATCTGCACCTCAGCAACAAACGCCGCAACAGCCGCAGCAGCAGTATAATGAGCCGCCGATGGATTTCGACGACGACATTCCGTTCTAAGGCCGACAGGTCTGAGCAACGGTTGATGAAAAAAGCAGCGCCTGGCGCTGCTTTTTTATTGGTTGTGCGCCGAGCATGGCGTTGTTCTAGGAGGTGAAAGTCCTCTACGGGCTCAGTCGAGCGAGAACCGTTAGCCTATGCAAGGGTGCCCACCGTGAGGTGGGATCTGAAGGAAGCAAACGGCAAAACTTGGGTGTGACGAACAGAAACCTGATAGTAGGCCAGTACAACTTGGGTAACCTAGCAATATATAGAACAGCCCAATGCCTCGACGGGAAGTGTGTACGGGTAAATCAGGCACAGCCAAGGGAAAGAACAACGTCTTACCTCGGGAGATCTTACGACCTGTCTCGGATGAGACTAATACAACAGTGATGTTGTGTGACGGGTAATAAGAAGTCAGCAGAAGGCATAGTACCTTGGGGAAGTACAACCCAAGGGAAGGCCGGAACTGAATATATCAAGAAGCAGTCACTAGACACTCAATCATGTGGGGTCATAGCAAGATGAACAACATCTCTACGTACTACTGGGCAACACCGCAAGTGACGCTCATGGCCACGAAGAATGACAAGCATGA
It includes:
- a CDS encoding single-stranded DNA-binding protein translates to MASRGVNKVILVGNLGNDPEIRYMPSGGAVANITVATSESWRDKNTGEQREKTEWHRVALFGKVAEVAGEYLRKGSQVYIEGQLQTRKWQDQNGQDRYTTEVVVQGFNGTMQMLGGRQGGGQGMGAPMGGQQQGGWGQPQQPAAAPQQNFAPQQSAPQQQTPQQPQQQYNEPPMDFDDDIPF